A window of the Aspergillus flavus chromosome 6, complete sequence genome harbors these coding sequences:
- a CDS encoding RTA1 like protein-domain-containing protein, which translates to MIEDYLHKGCHALVEGVNPAYGYQPSLAAGIVFCVLFGTSMVAHTAQSFWSRKWWCLLFAIGCLTEVLGWAARTWSAECPYQTDAFLMQISTLIIGPTFFTAGIYVLLGQLIALLGPESSILRPSWYLWIFCTCDIVSLVVQAVGGGMASSAASEVDGDTAPGTNTMVAGIVFQMAAITAFAFCGIDFLFRCRRPQLRARFTPRMRLLVLATTFSVVCIYVRSIYRTIELLEGWSGYLITREWFFIGLDGIPMVLAVVVFNIFHPYWLLPREKEARKAESWVSLTRPEEGHPRPGSLILLSPWIDLSLSSPVVDILEKKDFMSRSFLRRMGRELLRSDPGLSSLFGDFASRSMERGSWGRILPCKTWVSAGGDEIFVDDIVRFVDCTREDDVEVELRVEPGKCHSWQSGEAFLSARRFLDISIQCEGVELMPGLVGVAGVIAGFV; encoded by the exons ATGATTGAGGATTATCTTCACAAAGGCTGCCATGCCCTGGTGGAGGGTGTGAACCCAGCATACGGGTACCAGCCCTCACTAGCAGCAGGCATCGTGTTCTGTGTGCTGTTTGGAACATCCATGGTGGCTCACACAGCACAGTCGTTTTGGTCTAGGAAGTGGTGGTGCTTACTATTTGCCATAGGATGCTTGA CGGAGGTTTTAGGATGGGCAGCACGGACGTGGTCAGCAGAGTGCCCGTATCAAACGGACGCCTTCTTGATGCAAATATCAACGCTAATTATCG GCCCGACATTTTTCACCGCCGGGATATACGTTCTTCTCGGCCAGCTCATCGCTCTTCTGGGTCCGGAAAGTTCCATCCTTCGCCCCAGCTGGTATCTCTGGATATTTTGCACATGTGACATCGTCTCGTTGGTTGTTCAGGCAGTGGGTGGTGGAATGGCCTCCTCCGCAGCAAGTGAAGTGGACGGAGACACTGCCCCGGGGACAAACACAATGGTGGCCGGTATCGTATTCCAGATGGCCGCCATCACAGCATTTGCCTTCTGCGGTATCGACTTTCTCTTTCGGTGTCGTCGACCTCAACTTCGTGCCCGGTTCACCCCGCGAATGCGTCTGTTAGTGTTGGCGACGACATTCTCTGTGGTATGTATCTACGTGCGAAGTATCTACCGTACAATCGAACTGTTGGAAGGCTGGTCGGGATATCTGATCACACGGGAATGGTTCTTCATTGGCCTTGATGGGATCCCTATGGTACTTGCAGTTGTTGTGTTCAACATCTTTCATCCCTATTGGTTACTGCCCAGGGAGAAAGAGGCCAGAAAGGCGGAGTCGTGGGTTTCTCTAACACGTCCTG aagaggggcaTCCACGACCGGGGTCTCTGATCCTCTTAAGTCCCTGGATTGATCTATCTCTTTCGTCTCCTGTGGTAGATATCCTCGAAAAGAAGGATTTCATGTCTAGGTCGTTCCTCCGGCGAATGGGTAGGGAGCTTCTACGCTCTGATCCTGGATTAAGCTCTCTATTTGGGGATTTTGCTTCACGGTCAATGGAGAGGGGGTCTTGGGGGCGTATACTCCCGTGTAAGACGTGGGTATCTGCTGGTGGGGATGAGATTTTCGTGGATGACATTGTGAGGTTTGTTGACTGTACGAGGgaggatgatgtggaggTCGAGTTACGGGTTGAACCTGGGAAGTGTCACTCTTGGCAGAGTGGGGAGGCGTTTCTATCTGCGAGGAGGTTTTTGGATATATCTATCCAGTGCGAGGGGGTGGAGTTGATGCCTGGTTTAGTCGGGGTTGCGGGGGTTATTGCTGGGTTTGTTTGA
- a CDS encoding GAF domain-like protein: MESNADPTPAVKQGSREGACEIAQLVQEVPAADISAKYGSENEVSLGVAERVYPIRSMVFVDPSSTTASSDDPISPVRGARQYSIIDSRTWDQLQSQRKSDTEGIAPSIEAAQLLPTEAPGSGSETLVQSPATPTNASLGSPAENNGTSHLVTTRFKHVETDDGHAVLTGRTVDSFRACEDEPIHIPGAIQTFGAMLALREESEGKLVVRVVSENSESILGYSPHSLFALENFCDILDEDQTETLLDHVDFIRDEAYDPSADGPEVFIMSVTNPAGQAVRLWCAIHVNSANPGLIICEFELEDDRINPISGSSGPSPSVPVDTLGVEFTPEQFAESTINISQPLRLLRNARRRKGEAAAMEVFSIVSQVQEQMNRAETLDLLLNTTVGIVKELTGFHRILIYQFDSQCNGVVVAELVDPRVTVDLYKGLHFPASDIPKQARDLYRINRVRLLYDREQVTARLVCRTTEDLERPLDMTHAYLRAMSPIHLKYLANMEVRASMSISINGPNELWGLISCHSYDTGMRVSFPLRKMCRLIGETLARNIERVSYASRLQARKLINTVPTDANPSGYIVASSDDLLKLFDADFGALSIRDETKILGGSTHQEMLALLEYLRMRRINSVLASHNIRKDFTDLKYPPGFKCISGLLYVPLSADGTDFMAFFRRGRLTEIKWGGNPYEQKEKIGRLEPRQSFQIWKETVLDQSREWTDSDVETAAVLCLVYGKFIKVWRQNEEAMHGSQLTKLLLANSAHEVRTPLNAVVNYLEIALEGALDKETRDNLTKSYSASKSLIYVINDLLDLTNTEKGQDLIKDEPFDLEATFKEATGMFESEAERKGINYTVLPHPGIPQKVIGDQRRVRQAMSNLISNAIQHTSGGDITVELWRQPGRSEDGSATIQIAVLDTGSGISQARLETLFQELEQVSAESDNRGLGDGQDTLREVVDETEKQVLGLGLATVSRVVRNMQGQLSVRSEEGKGSRFQITLNFPLPADAASAKDESEIPVHNVVPTAPLQSKEEFVLVDTRSEGRSNGGSDTNSESGKATQKPATSQPSLDETSKLNPETDGLPTQALAPVDQPSETKTESTSPIKEPPSESDPSPLPDTFCVLVAEDDPINSKIIQKRLTKLRHTVRLTVNGEECASAYRADPAQFDAVLMDIQMPIVDGIGSTKMIRQFEQETPPESLSRISRLNGRIPVFAVSASLFEKDAEKYISAGFDGWIMKPINFERLNTLLAGLRDDDVRNSTTYQPGKWENGGWFQGR; the protein is encoded by the exons ATGGAATCCAATGCTGACCCCACACCCGCGGTGAAGCAAGGTTCTCGCGAGGGTGCCTGTGAGATTGCGCAGTTGGTCCAGGAGGTACCGGCTGCCGACATTTCAGCAAAATATGGCTCAGAGAACGAGGTTAGTCTCGGTGTCGCCGAACGGGTATACCCAATTCGATCAATGGTCTTCGTCGATCCCTCGTCGACTACTGCGTCGTCCGACGATCCGATCTCACCAGTGAGGGGAGCCAGGCAGTATTCGATCATCGATTCACGAACATGGGATCAACTGCAGTCACAACGCAAGTCGGATACAGAAGGTATAGCGCCTTCGATCGAGGCGGCGCAACTGCTGCCCACGGAAGCACCGGGTTCCGGTAGCGAAACCCTTGTGCAGAGCCCCGCCACCCCCACAAACGCGTCGCTCGGTAGCCCAGCGGAGAACAACGGAACGTCGCACTTGGTTACCACTCGATTTAAGCACGTCGAAACAGACGATGGCCACGCTGTTCTCACCGGTAGAACGGTCGATTCCTTCCGGGCTTGCGAAGATGAACCGATTCACATCCCCGGCGCAATTCAAACCTTTGGTGCGATGTTGGCCTTGCGCGAGGAGTCGGAAGGAAAACTAGTAGTTCGCGTGGTCAGTGAGAACTCAGAAAGTATCCTTGGCTACTCGCCCCACAGTCTCTTTGCATTGGAAAACTTTTGTGACATCCTCGATGAGGACCAGACGGAAACCCTCTTGGATCATGTTGACTTTATCCGTGATGAAGCGTACGACCCTAGTGCCGATGGCCCCGAAGTGTTCATTATGTCCGTCACTAACCCAGCTGGCCAAGCGGTGCGGCTCTGGTGCGCCATCCATGTCAATTCCGCTAATCCCGGCCTGATCATCTGCGAGTtcgagctggaggatgatcGTATCAATCCAATCAGCGGCTCCAGCGGGCCATCCCCCTCGGTGCCAGTTGATACCCTGGGTGTTGAATTCACCCCGGAACAGTTCGCGGAAAGCACCATCAACATCAGCCAGCCATTACGGTTGCTGCGGAACGCGCGTAGGCGAAAGGGCGAAGCCGCCGCAATGGAGGTTTTCAGCATTGTCAGCCAGGTCCAGGAACAGATGAATCGCGCCGAGACATTGGATCTGCTGCTTAACACCACTGTGGGGATCGTTAAAGAGCTGACAGGATTTCATCGAATCCTAATTTATCAGTTTGATAGCCAATGTAACGGCGTTGTGGTGGCCGAATTGGTTGATCCGAGGGTCACCGTAGATCTGTACAAGGGCTTACATTTTCCCGCCTCTGATATTCCCAAGCAAGCTCGAGATCTATACCGGATCAACCGTGTCCGCTTGCTTTATGACCGCGAGCAAGTGACAGCACGCTTGGTTTGCCGCACTACGGAAGATTTGGAGCGACCACTAGATATGACACACGCATACCTGCGTGCCATGTCGCCAATTCACTTGAAATATTTGGCCAATATGGAAGTGCGTGCCTCGATGTCGATTAGCATCAACGGCCCTAACGAGCTGTGGGGATTGATTTCTTGCCATTCCTACGACACTGGCATGAGAGTCTCGTTCCCACTCCGAAAGATGTGTCGACTGATTGGGGAAACATTGGCGCGCAACATCGAGCGTGTCTCATATGCATCGCGTCTGCAAGCCCGCAAACTGATCAACACTGTGCCAACTGATGCCAACCCGTCAGGGTATATCGTTGCTTCATCCGACGATTTGCTTAAGCTGTTTGATGCCGATTTTGGTGCCCTATCGATCCGCGACGAGACCAAGATATTGGGTGGGTCGACCCATCAGGAGATGTTGGCTTTGCTGGAATATCTTCGAATGCGCCGGATTAACTCTGTGCTCGCGTCGCACAACATCAGGAAAGATTTCACCGACCTTAAATACCCCCCGGGGTTCAAATGTATCTCTGGACTGCTTTATGTTCCTCTGTCCGCTGATGGCACGGATTTCATGGCTTTTTTCCGGCGGGGCCGACTGACTGAAATCAAGTGGGGTGGCAATCCCTAtgaacagaaggagaagatcggtAGGCTCGAACCGCGACAGAGCTTTCAGATCTGGAAAGAAACCGTCCTGGATCAGTCTCGAGAGTGGACGGACTCAGATGTGGAAACCGCAGCCGTTTTATGTTTGGTGTACGGCAAGTTCATTAAAGTATGGCGTCAGAACGAGGAGGCCATGCATGGCTCACAGTTGACTAAGCTTCTTCTGGCAAACTCCGCCCATGAGGTGCGGACTCCCTTGAACGCGGTCGTTAATTATCTGGAGATTGCATTAGAAGGTGCGCTGGATAAGGAAACTAGGGATAATCTGACAAAATCGTACTCCGCGTCGAAGTCCTTGATCTACGTTATTAACGACCTACTCGACCTGACAAACACGGAAAAGGGCCAGGATCTCATCAAGGACGAGCCCTTCGACCTTGAGGCCACCTTCAAGGAAGCGACTGGCATGTTTGAGAGCGAAGCGGAACGGAAAGGGATCAACTATACTGTTTTGCCACACCCTGGCATCCCTCAAAAAGTTATCGGGGATCAAAGACGTGTGCGGCAGGCCATGTCCAATCTTATTTCGAACGCGATTCAGCATACATCTGGTGGTGATATCACTGTCGAACTCTGGCGCCAGCCGGGCCGTTCAGAGGACGGATCTGCAACAATACAAATTGCAGTCCTTGACACGGGATCGGGTATATCACAAGCTCGACTTGAGACCTTGTTCCAGGAGCTCGAACAGGTTTCCGCAGAGAGCGATAACCGTGGCCTGGGAGATGGACAGGATACTTTACGCGAAGTCGTAGATGAGACAGAAAAGCAGGTTTTGGGATTGGGGTTGGCGACTGTCTCTCGCGTCGTACGTAATATGCAAGGGCAACTCAGTGTCCGTTCGGAGGAAGGCAAAGGGAGCCGGTTCCAGATCACACTGAATTTTCCTCTGCCGGCCGATGCCGCCTCTGCCAAAGACGAGTCCGAAATCCCTGTTCACAACGTTGTACCGACGGCCCCGTTACAGTCGAAAGAAGAGTTTGTGTTGGTTGATACTCGCTCCGAGGGACGTAGCAATGGCGGAAGTGACACTAACAGCGAAAGTGGGAAGGCTACACAGAAACCTGCTACGTCACAGCCAAGCCTGGATGAAACATCCAAACTTAACCCAGAGACCGACGGCCTACCAACACAGGCACTTGCACCAGTTGACCAGCCCTCAGAGACGAAGACGGAATCCACATCCCCGATCAAAGAACCTCCCTCGGAATCTGATCCGTCTCCTCTACCTGATACTTTCTGTGTCCTGGTCGCGGAAGACGACCCGATCAATAGCAAAATTATACAGAAACGACTCACTAAACTACGCCACACTGTACGCCTAACCGTTAATGGCGAAGAGTGTGCAAGCGCCTACCGTGCGGACCCTGCTCAATTTGATGCGGTCTTAATGGACATACAG ATGCCAATTGTTGATGGTATAGGGTCCACTAAGATGATCCGTCAATTCGAGCAGGAAACCCCGCCAGAATCACTGTCAAGAATCTCTAGATTGAACGGCCGAATACCCGTTTTCGCCGTCTCAGCGTCGCTTTTTGAGAAGGACGCAGAAAAATACATTTCTGCAGGCTTCGACGGCTGGATCATGAAGCCGATCAACTTTGAACGGTTGAACACCCTTCTTGCCGGCCTCCGCGATGATGACGTCCGCAATAGCACTACCTACCAACCCGGTAAATGGGAGAATGGTGGCTGGTTTCAAGGGCGCTAA
- a CDS encoding Zn(II)2Cys6 transcription factor yields MDSPAAIRRRRRRRVAEENRKRSFRACDRCKARKSKCVESNPGRCQRCVVNNLPCNFQRPKSPPPSGDSLTELTQDATLVTPTDTGKVTAQSTSYNHRSLPPAPVLSPRLASNVLAGEAAGGSWPKVLSRLREAFCLDPQGGLEEQRMAVGQTHMSHPTALHHAELERLESAVHAFPPQPIASFLLSVLIKHATDTFFYVDQAAFASEIHHFYTDPASPLRSDSSFVCLAMAAFALASQWTTLEKPEGHQTTIGLERSDLGRVFFDHARMLIPDIIERPCLRSVQAPFVLGVYLMPASAIGSSYVYLGLALRKALALDLHQDVDDQKLNEREIEVRRRLWWSLYSLERCTTVKLNRPRSISVAAITTPIPSGLPALDRSQKFDNLSFQLAYMRLVQILDHISDPELGSTGDELALLAKYESDLKEWKRSLPLEFKLQDTDPHDSRYRAIFHLYLNYYYAWITIGKTSLISVVRAKLRSCATGSQPAQVSKVARNLSRSCAKAARKLLGLFETVSTSHKITRFSFTDFQGCSIATIVTLLDGIPERDSGYEARVASGLEHLRQMAIGNATAKMGVRFVEAIQLITNEAREKVTQSAYAAGRTSQGNSGISSTAEYSQWALWLAQQEQSQGFSERTSSLSVVPETMTPLSQVGQWPPTHSAAGLRPPWAAYERQMFSPTYVSMQNLAQEPQVYPEEQDADYEFLPALHHDEQTFLMELTGLGVLDVSGLSDPLE; encoded by the exons ATGGATTCCCCGGCTGCTATCAGACGCAGGAGACGTCGTCGCGTAGCGGAGGAGAACCGCAAGAGGTCCTTCAGAGC GTGCGACCGTTGTAAGGCAAGAAAGAGCAAGTGTGTTGAATCAAACCCTGGCAGATGCCAGCGGTGCGTCGTTAATAACCTACCCTGCAACTTTCAACG ACCCAAATCGCCTCCGCCAAGCGGAGATAGCTTGACAGAGTTGACCCAAGATGCAACACTAGTCACACCGACGGATACTGGGAAAGTCACCGCACAGAGCACCTCGTATAATCATAGATCGCTACCCCCAGCGCCAGTGTTGTCTCCACGACTGGCTAGTAATGTTCTTGCAGGAGAGGCTGCCGGGGGCTCATGGCCCAAAGTGCTTTCCCGGCTTCGAGAGGCTTTCTGCTTGGACCCACAAGGGGGCCTAGAAGAACAGCGCATGGCCGTAGGGCAGACT CATATGAGCCATCCTACAGCACTCCACCACGCGGAGCTGGAGCGTCTAGAATCGGCTGTGCATGCCTTCCCTCCGCAGCCAATCGCCTCCTTTTTGCTGTCGGTCCTTATCAAACATGCTACCGACACATTCTTTTATGTTGATCAGGCCGCATTCGCGTCGGAGATCCATCATTTCTATACTGACCCAGCCTCGCCGTTGAGGTCCGACTCTAGTTTTGTCTGTCTCGCGATGGCAGCCTTTGCGCTGGCAAGCCAATGGACGACATTGGAGAAACCAGAAGGACACCAGACCACCATCGGTCTTGAAAGGAGTGATCTGGGTAGGGTATTCTTCGATCACGCTCGAATGCTGATACCAGACATAATTGAGCGACCGTGTCTACGGTCCGTCCAGGCTCCCTTTGTATTGGGGGTATACTTGATGCCTGCGAGTGCAATTGGATCATCATACGTCTACCTTGGTTTGGCTTTACGGAAAGCATTGGCATTGGATCTCCACCAAGATGTAGACGACCAAAAATTGAATGAACGCGAGATTGAGGTCCGCCGTCGTCTATGGTGGTCACTTTACTCGTTGGAGCG ATGTACTACGGTCAAGTTAAACCGGCCACGTTCCATCAGCGTTGCTGCTATCACGACACCCATCCCATCAGGACTCCCAGCACTGGATCGAAGCCAGAAATTCGATAACCTCAGCTTTCAACTCGCCTATATGCGGTTGGTCCAAATCCTAGACCATATTTCCGATCCTGA GCTGGGAAGCACCGGTGACGAGCTTGCGCTCCTTGCAAAATACGAATCGGACCtcaaagaatggaaaaggtCCCTACCTCTAGAATTCAAACTTCAGGATACTGACCCCCACGACTCGAGATATCGCGCTATCTTCCACCTCTACCTCAATTACTACTATGCATGGATCACCATAGGAAAAACGTCTCTGATCTCAGTGGTTCGAGCAAAACTCCGCTCCTGTGCAACTGGGTCCCAGCCTGCCCAGGTCAGCAAAGTGGCCAGAAACCTATCGAGATCCTGTGCAAAGGCAGCTCGGAAACTTCTTGGACTGTTCGAAACCGTGAGTACGTCACATAAAATCACCCGATTCTCCTTTACAGACTTCCAGGGCTGCAGCATCGCAACAATCGTCACCTTGCTTGATGGGATCCCCGAACGTGACTCGGGGTACGAGGCACGGGTTGCGTCTGGTCTGGAGCACCTTCGACAGATGGCCATTGGGAACGCGACAGCGAAAATGGGCGTCCGGTTTGTGGAAGCAATACAGTTGATTACCAACGAAGCACGGGAGAAAGTCACTCAGTCCGCATATGCTGCTGGGAGAACGTCCCAGGGTAATAGTGGCATTTCTTCGACAGCTGAGTACTCCCAATGGGCTTTATGGCTCGCGCAACAGGAACAGTCCCAAGGATTCAGTGAAAGGACATCGTCGTTATCTGTGGTGCCTGAAACCATGACACCACTCTCGCAAGTCGGGCAGTGGCCACCAACACACTCTGCTGCAGGCTTGAGGCCTCCATGGGCCGCTTATGAGCGGCAAATGTTTTCTCCAACCTACGTTTCGATGCAGAATCTCGCGCAAGAGCCACAAGTGTATCCAGAGGAACAGGATGCTGACTATGAGTTCCTTCCTGCGCTACATCATGACGAGCAAACCTTTTTGATGGAGCTAACAGGCCTTGGAGTGCTGGATGTTTCTGGATTGTCGGACCCGCTCGAATAA